One genomic segment of Capricornis sumatraensis isolate serow.1 chromosome 6, serow.2, whole genome shotgun sequence includes these proteins:
- the LOC138080947 gene encoding interferon omega-1-like encodes MAFVLSLLMALVLVSYGLGGSLGCDLSQKHVLVGRKNLRLLGKMTRLPPHLCLQDRKDFRFPQEMVEGGQLQEAQAISVLHEMLQQSFNLFHTESSSAAWDTTLLKQLRKGLLDQLVDLDACLGQDMGEEDSALGRMGPTLAVKRYFQGIHFYLQEKGYSDCAWETVRVEIMRSLSSSTSLQERLRMMDGDVNSP; translated from the coding sequence ATGGCCTTCGTGCTCTCTCTACTCATGGCCCTGGTGCTGGTCAGCTACGGCCTGGGAGGATCCCTGGGCTGCGACCTGTCTCAGAAACATGTGCTGGTTGGCAGGAAGAACCTCAGGCTCCTGGGCAAAATGACGAGACTCCCCCCTCACTTGTGTCTGCAGGACAGAAAAGACTTCAGATtcccccaggagatggtggagggcgGCCAGCTCCAGGAGGCCCAGGCCATCTCTGTGCTCCATGAGATGCTCCAGCAGAGCTTCAACCTCTTCCACACAGAGAGCTCCTCTGCTGCCTGGGACACCACCCTCCTGAAGCAGCTCCGCAAAGGACTCCTGGACCAGCTTGTCGACCTGGACGCCTGCCTGGGGCAGGATATGGGAGAGGAAGACTCTGCCCTGGGAAGGATGGGCCCCACCCTGGCCGTGAAGAGGTACTTCCAGGGCATCCATTTCTACCTGCAAGAGAAGGGATACAGCGACTGCGCCTGGGAAACCGTCAGAGTGGAAATCATGAGATCCTTGTCTTCATCAACCAGCTTGCAAGAAAGGCTAAGAATGATGGATGGAGACGTGAACTCACCTTGA
- the LOC138080962 gene encoding interferon alpha-H-like, whose amino-acid sequence MAAAWSLLLALLLLSCNAICSLGCHLPHTHSLANRRVLMLLEQLRRVSPSSCLQDRKDFAFPQEALGGSQLQKAQAISVLHEVTQHTFQLFSTEGSAAAWDQSLLDKLHTTLDQQLTDLQACLRQEEGLRGAPLLKEDSSLAVRKYFHRVTLYLQEKGHSPCAWEVVRAEVMRAFSSSTNLQERFRSKD is encoded by the coding sequence ATGGCCGCAGCCTGGTCCTTactcctggctctgctgctgctcagcTGCAATGCCATCTGCTCTCTGGGCTGCCACCTGCCTCACACCCACAGCCTGGCCAACAGGAGGGTCCTGATGCTCCTGGAACAACTGAGGAGggtctccccttcctcctgcctgcagGACAGAAAAGACTTCGCATTCCCCCAGGAGGCGCTGGGTGGCAGCCAGTTGCAGAAGGCTCAAGCCATCTCTGTGCTCCACGAGGTGACCCAGCACACCTTCCAGCTCTTCAGCACAGAGGGCTCGGCCGCCGCGTGGGACCAGAGCCTCTTGGACAAGCTCCACACCACACTGGATCAGCAGCTCACTGACCTGCAAGCCTGTctcaggcaggaggaggggctgcGAGGGGCTCCCCTGCTCAAGGAGGACTCCAGCCTGGCTGTGAGGAAATACTTCCACAGAGTCACTCTCTATCTGCAAGAGAAGGGACACAGCCCTTGTGCCTGGGAGGTTGTCAGAGCAGAAGTCATGAGAGCCTTCTCTTCCTCAACAAACCTGCAGGAGAGATTCAGGAGCAAGGACTGA